The DNA window GCTAGAATTAGATTATTCTAGAGCAGATGGAGAATGGGAGCCAAATAAATATGGAGACAATAGAAATCTAGAAGCGATAGATTTCATCAAAGAGATGAATACAATTGTGTACAGAGAATTTCCAGATATACAAACGATTGCAGAAGACAGCAGTGATTTTCCTAAGGTTACCAAACCTATTTATGATGACGGATTAGGTTTCGGAATGAAATGGATGATGGGCTGGATGCATGATACTCTTGATTATTTCGAAGAAGATCCTATTGCTAGAAAATATCATCATCATAAACTGACTTTCAGTACTATGTACATGAATAATGAAAACTACATGTTGCCATTATCTCATGACGAAGTAGTACACGGAAAAAGCAGTTTGATTTTTAAAATGCAGGGTGACGAATGGCAGAAACATGCCAATTTGAGAGCATTGTACACGTATATGTACACGCATCCAGGTAATAAATTGCTTTTCATGGGTGGTGAATTCGGGCAAACTCACGAATGGGATTTTAGCCAAAGTTTAGATTGGCATCTTCTACAATATCCAATACATCAAGGATTGCAGAATTTTGTAAAAAATTTGAATACGGTTTTCAAATTCGAAAAAGCACTTTACGAAAATAATTTCAATCCATACGGTTTTGAATGGATTGAAGCAGATGATGCAGATAATTCTATCTATGTTTTTCTAAGAAAAGGAAAATCTGAAGATGAGGTGCTCATGTCTGTATTGAATCTTACTCCTAGAACTTTCGATTATAAAATTGGGATAGAAGAAGGAACAAAATGGAAAGTGATTCTCAATTCAGATGCTCCAGAATTTGGAGGAAGTGGAGTAGTTCCAGAAATCAAATGGTACGAAGAAACTCCATGGAATAATAAACTCAATTCTATGATTGTTACTTTGCCTCCGCTTTCAGGAATTATTTTAAAGCAAACGGAGAAAACTAAAAAGAACCAAGCAAAAAGCAAATAATAACTTATAATTTATAACTCATAACTCAAACTTAAGATGAAAGTCTTCCATTTAAGCGTAGAATGTTTTCCGGTAGCTAAAGTAGGCGGTTTAGCAGATGTAGTAGGTGCGCTTCCTAAATACCAAACTAAAATGGGAATTGATGCCAAAGTAGTAATGCCTTGGTATAATAAACCATTTGTAAACGAAAACGAATTCGAAGTAGTTTTTGATGGTTTTATTCATCAGATTCATCACATGTACCAAGTTTTGGTCATGAAAGAAAAACATAATGTTTTAGGATACGAATTGTATTTGGTGAAAATTCCTGGATTGCTAGATAGAGACCAAGTCTATGGTTATTTTGATGAAAGTCAACAGTTTATCGCGTTTCAGCATGCGGTTTTGCATTGGCTTTCTGCTATGGAAATTCGTCCAGATGTCTTGCATTGTCATGATTATCATACCGGTTTAGTTCCGTTTATGGTAGAGTATTGTCAGGATTTTGATTTTTTAAAAGGCGTAAAAACCATAGGAACCATTCATAATGGAGAATATCAAGGTACGATGGATTGGCAAATGTCTAATTATATGCCACGTTTTGACGCTTGGAAATGGGGACTGCTCGATTGGAACGGAAGAATTAATCCTTTGGCGACTATGATTAAGTGTTGTCATGAATTTACTGCAGTTTCTCAAGGTTATATGCATGAGTTGTTTGAAGATGCGCAAGGTTTGCAAGACTTAATCAGACAAGAACACAGAAAAGCACATGGAATAATCAATGGAATAGATACAGAAGTTTGGAATCCTATGACGGATATAATGCTCAACGATCATTATTCTAGAGAGAACTTTGAAGAAGGAAAAGAAAAAAATAAAAAATGGCTTTGTGAAGAATATGGTTTGAATCCAGAACTTCCGCTTTTTGCTTTTATTGGAAGATTTGCTGGCGAAAAAGGAGCAGATATGTTACCAGATATTGTAAGAAGAAGCATTTCTGAAACCGAAGGCGCTTTAAATATTCTCATTTTAGGTTCTGGAAATCCGCAAATAGAAAATACACTGAAACAACTTCAAGAGGAATTTCATGTGAATTTTGCGATGGATTTAGGATACAAAGAAGCTTTGTCACACAAGATTTACGCAGGTGCAGATTTCTTATTGATGCCTTCTCGAGTAGAACCTTGTGGATTGAATCAAATGTATGCCATGAGATACGGAACTATCCCAATTGTACGTTATACAGGTGGGTTAAAAGATACCGTAACAGACATTTCTTCAGGAGGTTATGGTTTAAATTATACTTTCCCAGGAACAGATGATGCTGTACATGCCATCAAAAGAGCGCTGTATTTATATGATGACAAAGAAGAAATGCAAAATTTACGAAAAACAATAATGAATTTGGACTTTTCTTGGCAGAAATCTGCTGAAAATTATGTAAATTTATATCGTAAAAAATGATTTATAAGAAGTTCTTTTTTTTAATAAATTTAATATTTTCAATTTTAGTATTTTCTCAAAAAATTACTGTTGCGAATTATTGTACCATAAAAAATGTTTCTTTAAATGATAGATTATCGAAATATTTGTGTATAAAATTTCTTCCTAATAATAAGTATGAAGAAATTTTTTCGATGGACGTTAGAATTATTATTTCAGGTGATTATAAATTGCAGAAAGATTTTCTTATTTTGAAGGAAAATGAAAAAGATAGTACAGTTTTTAAAATTGTAAAGATTGATAATTCAAAATTGATATTGAAAACTAATAAAAAAAGAATTGTACTTTATAGACAAAATTAAAATAAAACCACAAAATATATGAAACCAAGTGTTATATCTATTGTATTAGGAGGAGGTAGAGGTAGTAGATTATTTCCTCTTACAGATAAGCGTTCTAAGCCCGCAGTTCCCATCGCAGGGAAATACAGATTAGTAGACATTCCTATTTCTAATTGCCTTAATTCTGGCTTTAATAGAATTTTGGTGCTCACACAGTTTAATTCGGCATCGCTTAATTCTCATATCAAAAACACCTATCACTTTGATATTTTTAGCAAAGGTTTTGTAGATATTTTAGCAGCTGAACAAAGCACAGATAACGAAAATTGGTATCAAGGAACAGCAGACGCAGTAAGACAATCTATGCGTCATTTAGACAAATATGATTATGATTATATTCTCATTCTTTCTGGTGACCAATTGTACCAGATGGATTTCAAAGAAATGATAGATTTCCATATTGAAAATGGCGGAGACATCACCATTGCTACCATTCCTGTAAACAGTAAAGATGCTACTGGTTTTGGAATTTTAAAAGCCAATGACGAAAACCAAATC is part of the Cloacibacterium normanense genome and encodes:
- the glgB gene encoding 1,4-alpha-glucan branching protein GlgB is translated as MTYQVVPHSLFSEFDIHLFREGKHFKLYEKMGSHKVEIDGKTGIYFAVWAPNAKQVSVIGDFNNWDSRVSELKIRWDGSGIWEGFIEGLDFGVIYKYGIQTYSGAYLEKGDPYALKWQQTIQAASIVDTTFYEWKDQEWMKNRHQNNSLESPISVYEVHLASWMRGTDDPNRFFTYREIAERLVPYVKEMNFTHVEFMPVMEYPFDPSWGYQITGFYAASSRFGTPQDLMYLIEELHKNEIGVILDWVPSHFPGDANGLHYFDGSFLYEHEDPRKGFHPDWKSHIFNYGRNEVKSFLISNACFWLDRYHADGLRVDAVRSMLELDYSRADGEWEPNKYGDNRNLEAIDFIKEMNTIVYREFPDIQTIAEDSSDFPKVTKPIYDDGLGFGMKWMMGWMHDTLDYFEEDPIARKYHHHKLTFSTMYMNNENYMLPLSHDEVVHGKSSLIFKMQGDEWQKHANLRALYTYMYTHPGNKLLFMGGEFGQTHEWDFSQSLDWHLLQYPIHQGLQNFVKNLNTVFKFEKALYENNFNPYGFEWIEADDADNSIYVFLRKGKSEDEVLMSVLNLTPRTFDYKIGIEEGTKWKVILNSDAPEFGGSGVVPEIKWYEETPWNNKLNSMIVTLPPLSGIILKQTEKTKKNQAKSK
- a CDS encoding glycogen synthase gives rise to the protein MKVFHLSVECFPVAKVGGLADVVGALPKYQTKMGIDAKVVMPWYNKPFVNENEFEVVFDGFIHQIHHMYQVLVMKEKHNVLGYELYLVKIPGLLDRDQVYGYFDESQQFIAFQHAVLHWLSAMEIRPDVLHCHDYHTGLVPFMVEYCQDFDFLKGVKTIGTIHNGEYQGTMDWQMSNYMPRFDAWKWGLLDWNGRINPLATMIKCCHEFTAVSQGYMHELFEDAQGLQDLIRQEHRKAHGIINGIDTEVWNPMTDIMLNDHYSRENFEEGKEKNKKWLCEEYGLNPELPLFAFIGRFAGEKGADMLPDIVRRSISETEGALNILILGSGNPQIENTLKQLQEEFHVNFAMDLGYKEALSHKIYAGADFLLMPSRVEPCGLNQMYAMRYGTIPIVRYTGGLKDTVTDISSGGYGLNYTFPGTDDAVHAIKRALYLYDDKEEMQNLRKTIMNLDFSWQKSAENYVNLYRKK